One Phaseolus vulgaris cultivar G19833 chromosome 4, P. vulgaris v2.0, whole genome shotgun sequence DNA window includes the following coding sequences:
- the LOC137836555 gene encoding uncharacterized protein: MNSTNYGVYVRGTNGQSESDFYGILSNIIQLEYTGFPIMNVVLFQCEWFDNTPNIGTKVDKNYGIVQVKESRRYNKAYDPFIFAQQAEQVYYTKYPEGHQGWLGVIKTKARIRIIDNTVSEVEHDTPYQDDELLQLEVVLHVDPEFIHDSLADVDGGGGGGEESHRYLFGNSCIKIDCIPCPNYV; encoded by the exons ATGAATTCCACTAACTATGGTGTTTATGTACGAGGAACCAATGGTCAATCAGAGTCAGATTTTTATGGAATATTGTCTAATATTATTCAATTGGAGTATACTGGCTTTCCAATAATGAATGTAGTTCTCTTCCAGTGTGAATGGTTTGATAATACTCCTAATATAGGAACCAAAGTAGATAAGAACTATGGGATCGTTCAAGTAAAAGAATCACGGAGATATAATAAAGCATATGATCCATTCATATTTGCCCAACAGGCAGAGCAAGTTTATTACACCAAATATCCAGAGGGACATCAAGGTTGGTTGGgagtaattaaaacaaaagctcGTATTAGAATCATTGATAACACAGTAAGTGAGGTTGAGCATGACACTCCATACCAAGATGATGAGCTTCTACAACTTGAAGTAGTGCTACATGTTGATCCAGAATTCATTCATGATTCTCTTGCTGATGTtgatgggggggggggggggggagaaGAA TCACACAGATACCTCTTCGGTAATTCATGCATTAAAATTGATTGTATACCTTGTCCAAATTAtgtttaa